In one window of Balaenoptera musculus isolate JJ_BM4_2016_0621 chromosome 10, mBalMus1.pri.v3, whole genome shotgun sequence DNA:
- the MGAT4C gene encoding alpha-1,3-mannosyl-glycoprotein 4-beta-N-acetylglucosaminyltransferase C, whose amino-acid sequence MFKFHQVKHIFDTLDKMRCLRKRSTVSFLGVLVIFLLFMNLYIEDSYVMEGDKQLVRETSTHQLNPERYVHTFKDLSNFSGAINVTYRFLAVMPLQRKRFLTIGLSSVRRKKGNYLLETIKSIFEQSSYEELKEISVVVHLADFNSSWREVMLQDITQKFAHHIIAGRLMVIHAPEEYYPILSGLKRNYNDPEDRVRFRSKQNVDYAFLLNFCANISDYYVMLEDDVRCSKNFFTAIKKVITSLEGTYWVTLEFSKLGYIGKLYHSHDLPRLAHFLLMFYQEMPCDWLLTHFRGLLAQKNVIRFKPSLFQHMGYYSSYKGTENKLKDDDFEEEPFDIPDNPPASLYTNMSVFENYDASKAYSSVDEYFWGKSPSTGDVFVIIFENPIVIKRIKVNTGTEDRQNDILHHGALDVGGDIRYFKQNRQCVTYIRLGEFKNGNFEVSDVNQKIQFDIHCMRIYVTKTQKEWLIIRSISIWTS is encoded by the exons ATGTTTAAATTTCACCAAGTGAAACATATTTTTGATACACTAGATAAAATGCGATGCCTGCGAAAACGTTCTACGGTCTCATTCTTGGGAGTtcttgtcattttccttctgtttatgAACTTGTACATTGAAGATAGCTACGTTATG GAAGGAGACAAACAACTTGTAAGGGAAACATCTACACATCAACTGAATCCTGAACGCTATGTGCATACTTTCAAAGATTTATCTAATTTCTCAGGAGCCATCAATGTCACCTATCGCTTCTTAGCTGTCATGCCTTTACAAAGAAAGC GGTTTCTTACAATTGGACTTTCATCAGTGAGacgaaaaaaaggaaattatttactTGAGACAATCAAGTCAATTTTTGAGCAATCCAGCTACGAAGAGTTGAAGGAAATTTCAGTGGTGGTTCATCTAGCTGACTTTAATTCATCCTGGCGTGAGGTCATGTTACAGGATATTACACAGAAATTTGCCCACCATATTATTGCAGGAAGATTAATGGTTATACATGCTCCAGAGGAATATTACCCAATCCTGAGTGGCCTTAAAAGAAATTACAATGATCCAGAAGACAGAGTGAGATTTCGTTCCAAGCAAAATGTAGATTATgcttttttgcttaatttttgtgCCAATATTTCAGACTATTATGTAATGCTTGAAGATGATGTTCGTTGTTCAAAAAATTTCTTTACTGCCATCAAGAAAGTCATTACATCCCTAGAAGGAACTTACTGGGTAACCCTTGAGTTCTCTAAGCTTGGCTATATTGGAAAACTTTATCATTCTCATGATCTCCCACGTTTGGCGcattttttattaatgttttatcaaGAAATGCCTTGTGATTGGCTACTGACTCATTTCCGCGGTCTGTTGGCTCAGAAAAATGTGATTCGTTTTAAACCATCTCTCTTTCAGCACATGGGTTATTACTCATCATATAAAGGAACTGAGAATAAGCTGAAAGATGATGATTTTGAAGAGGAGCCATTTGATATCCCAGATAACCCTCCTGCAAGTCTATATACCAACATGagtgtttttgaaaattatgatGCAAGCAAGGCTTATAGTAGTGTTGATGAATACTTTTGGGGAAAATCACCATCAACAGGAGATGTCTTTgtgattatatttgaaaatccGATTGTAATCAAAAGAATTAAAGTGAATACTGGAACAGAAGATCGACAAAATGACATTTTGCATCATGGAGCCCTAGATGTTGGAGGAGATAttagatattttaaacaaaatagacaatgtGTTACTTACATAAGACTAGGGGAATTCAAAAATGGAAACTTTGAAGTATCTGATGTAAATCAAAAAATTCAATTTGATATACATTGTATGAGGATATATGTTaccaaaacacaaaaagaatGGCTGATTATTAGGAGTATTAGCATTTGGACTTCTTAG